AGACCTCCTGCACCTTTTGGAGAACCTGCCATCGAGCGGCGATGCCGGTTTGCTCAAGTGTTTGGAAACCATTGTGGAGCGGGCAAAGGGTCGCGCGCGGGTTCTGGTATTCAGCGATATGCTCGACGCCGACGAAGACGTCTTGACCATGCTGAAGATTCTCAAGCGACGCCGATACGACCTCAGCGTCTTCCACGTTCACGACCCAGCGGAGATGGACCTTCCCTACGAAAATCTGACGATCTTCGAGGGCATGGAAGAAGACGGCGAGCTGCTCGCCGAGCCCGATGACCTTCGTGACGAGTACCTCAAAGCCATTCGCGCCCATATCAAACGCGTGGAAAGTGCGTGCCACGAGAGCAATATCGAGTATCACCGGTTCCTTTCCACGGACTCGCTTGAGAACGTGGCGCTGGCGTTTTTGAGGGGGAGCGCGTGAACTTCATAGAGCCAATCTTCCTGGTGGGATTGCTGGCAGCTGCCCTTCCTTTGATCATCCACTTGATCAACAGGAAGAAGGCGTCTCGCGTGCCGTTCCCCGCTATGAAGTTTGTGCTTCAGTCGCAAAAACGCGTTGCAAAGGGCGCCAAAATTCGGCAGTGGATCTTGCTCGCCTTGAGGGCGCTAGCCCTTGCCCTGCTCGCCCTTGCGTTGGCCAAACCCTTCTTCAAGAGTCAAGAGGGTTTGACCATGGACCAGCGCCTGCCCACGGCTAGCGTGATCGTGTTGGATACGTCCTATTCCATGACCAGCGCTGACGGTTGGGAGCAGGTTGAAGAGATGCTAGACGCCGAGGTCTCCCGGCTTAGACCTTGGGATGAAGTCAGCCTGATTACTTCAGACCTGCGTGTGGATACTGGGAAGCCGAGCACCGACCATAACGTCCTCAAGCGCGCTGTGGATCAGGTGGAGCCCGGCTTTCACGCGCTTGGCTTTAACGAGGCCCTTCTGCAAGCCTCCGACCATCTGAACACCTCGCAGCTTCCTAATCGGCGAATCGTTCTCATCACGGATGGTGCCAAAGGGGCCCTGGAAGACGCCGCGCCCCAAGTTGCATGGCCGGTGGAGGTTCGAAAGCTCGAGCTTGAGTCCCCAAAATCGGTGGCTATCTCGGAGGTCAACTATGCCCAAGAGGGCGCAAGACGGGATAGAATCTGGCGGATCGAGGCGACCCTGAATAACCTATCCGAGGATGACCAAAACGCGGTTCAGATCGACTTGATGATCGGCGAGAATACCGTGGCGTCTGGGCGCGTGGATATTCCGGCCGGAAAGTCTGCGACCCATGTGTTCAGATACAAACCAGATTCGCAGGCAGCCCAGAGCGCGCGCGTCCGAATCCCCGATGCCGACGAGCTCGCCGCGGATAACGAGCGGTGGTTTAGCCTCGCGATGAGCGACCAAACGCGTGTGCTTTTGGTCAACGGTGAGCCATCAACTGTAGCGTACGAAGACGAGCTTTTCTTTGCCGAGCGCGCGCTCGCGCTCAAGAATGAAGAGGCGAGCATGACGCTCTCCGTCACAAGCCGCGAAGGTTTCGAAGCACGCGATCTCCAGGAGTTTGACGTCATTCTCGTGGCGAATGTCGCGCAGTTGACCGCGCAATCTGCTGAGAAGCTAAAGGCTTTTGTAGAGGGCGGTGGTGGACTTCTCGTAACCATGGGTGGTCAGGTAGATGTTGGCTGGTGGAATCAGGCGCTCGGCGAAGTTTTGCCAAAGCCGCTTAGGTCTCAGAAACTCCTCGCGGAGATGGGCGATCCGGACGCGCCGGTCAAAGTGACTCGGTTTGGGCTCGCGCAGTCCTCGCACCCGATCTTCGAGGCGTTCACCGCACCCGGCGGAGGGACGCTACAATCGGCTGAGGTGTATTCCTACATGCTCTTGGAGCCCTCGCCGCCAGATTCAAAGACCTCTATTTTGATGAGCTACAAGGACGGAGCACCCGCGCTCCTGGAGCGAGAACTCGGTAGCGGCCGAGTGCTCCTTCTGACCACGAGCATCGACATGGATTGGACGGACTTGCCCACGCGGACATCCTATCTGCCGCTCATGCGCCGGATGACGCAATACCTCGCGCGCCGAGTCACGAGTGATGCAAAGGGCGTCAACCAGGTGGGCTCCGAGGTCGCGTTTGACGTCAAGGGCCTGAGCGCTGAGCGCGTCATTGCCCTCTCCCTGAGTGGAGCAGAGGTCACGCGCCTTGTGGAGACCCCAGACGAAGACGGGGTCGTGCGTTTCAGAGTCTGGAAGCCCGGAGTCTACGAGGTCTATCTCGACGACGAGACACCGGAGAAACGCCGACCCGCTCTCGACTTCTCGGTCAACGTGGATACCGCGGAAGCTAACCTTTCGCCCCTCCCGGACGAATTCTTCCTCGCGTTTAATCCAGGCGGCGAGTCCGCCAAGGGCCCGTCTCAAGAAAGACGGGTGAGTGTCTGGCCCTTCTTGCTCTTTGTCTTTACTATCTTCCTGCTCTTGGAATCAGTGTTAGGCACCCGTCGAAGTGTGCTCGTGCGCCTTTGGCGAACACTTACCCGAAGACCGCAGGAAGCGGATGCGTTGGACTGAACTCAGACTTGGACTCATGGTGTGCCTTTTGGCGCCGAGTTTGACGTGGGCACAATCAGTCAAAGTTCATACGACCACTGTGGGGCGCTACCAGCAAAGACTCCGTGTGGACCGAACCGTGGATGCTGTACGAGCCGTCTCGCAACGCGTCAACGTCTGGGTTTGGGATGCTCGCGGCAACCAAAGCCAAGACCTCAACATCCATTTTGGCGCCCGGTACTTCACTGATTTTGGGCTAGCCCAGCAACTGCGCCTTGACCCGCTCTTCTCGACCCAATGGAACGACGTGGTTTTGGAGCGTTTGACCGTGGATTGGACTCCGTTTGAGCCTATCAACTTGAAGGTCGGGCGTCAGTGGGGCCTCGACTCGTTAGGCATGTACGAGTTCGACGGCGCACATGTTCAGACGCGCATTCGGCTTAGTCCGGACGTGCGTGCGCACCTCGGGATCAGCGCCGGCCGTGATCTGCAGCTCGAGACCGGTTGGTACGCGTCTGACCTCTACGATGTGCAAGGCCTACCGACACTTGACCGTGATGAACCGCTGACCCAGAACGCGGTGCTCCTTGGCGGAACGGCGGGAATCGGCTGGGACGGCGCCGGTTTAAGCGTCTCCTATCGTCGCCGCGATCGCGATGAAATTCTGGGCGAAGAGAGGTTTGGCGCGGCATTCCACGGGCAAGTGACCAA
This Microvenator marinus DNA region includes the following protein-coding sequences:
- a CDS encoding BatA domain-containing protein — translated: MNFIEPIFLVGLLAAALPLIIHLINRKKASRVPFPAMKFVLQSQKRVAKGAKIRQWILLALRALALALLALALAKPFFKSQEGLTMDQRLPTASVIVLDTSYSMTSADGWEQVEEMLDAEVSRLRPWDEVSLITSDLRVDTGKPSTDHNVLKRAVDQVEPGFHALGFNEALLQASDHLNTSQLPNRRIVLITDGAKGALEDAAPQVAWPVEVRKLELESPKSVAISEVNYAQEGARRDRIWRIEATLNNLSEDDQNAVQIDLMIGENTVASGRVDIPAGKSATHVFRYKPDSQAAQSARVRIPDADELAADNERWFSLAMSDQTRVLLVNGEPSTVAYEDELFFAERALALKNEEASMTLSVTSREGFEARDLQEFDVILVANVAQLTAQSAEKLKAFVEGGGGLLVTMGGQVDVGWWNQALGEVLPKPLRSQKLLAEMGDPDAPVKVTRFGLAQSSHPIFEAFTAPGGGTLQSAEVYSYMLLEPSPPDSKTSILMSYKDGAPALLERELGSGRVLLLTTSIDMDWTDLPTRTSYLPLMRRMTQYLARRVTSDAKGVNQVGSEVAFDVKGLSAERVIALSLSGAEVTRLVETPDEDGVVRFRVWKPGVYEVYLDDETPEKRRPALDFSVNVDTAEANLSPLPDEFFLAFNPGGESAKGPSQERRVSVWPFLLFVFTIFLLLESVLGTRRSVLVRLWRTLTRRPQEADALD